The Solanum pennellii chromosome 11, SPENNV200 genome contains a region encoding:
- the LOC107003024 gene encoding short-chain dehydrogenase/reductase 2b-like isoform X2 gives MGDVCRYAVVTGANKGIGFETVKQLAKSGVTVILTARNEKRGMKATSLLNEQGLSNVVFHQLDVQDAKSIESLAKFVQTQYGRLDILVNNAGASGVVVDEDVLRALNVDPVDWLAGKAVNVIQVAMKTTYESAKLCLDTNYYGVKNVTEALLPLLQNSPSARIVNVSSLRSELKRVPNEERRKELGDVENLTEDKLDKILQNFLHDLKQDALEVNGWQMMLPAYSISKVSLNAYTRILARKYPKMCINCVHPGYVNTDINWHTGTMPVEEGAEGSVMLALLPDGGPTGCYFDRTVVDEF, from the exons ATGGGAGATGTTTGTAGGTATGCAGTTGTTACAGGAGCAAACAAGGGAATTGGCTTCGAGACTGTCAAACAGCTCGCGAAATCAGGTGTAACGGTTATCTTAACAGCCAGAAATGAAAAGAGAGGAATGAAAGCAACATCCTTGCTGAATGAACAAGGACTTTCGAACGTTGTGTTTCATCAGCTTGATGTTCAAGATGCTAAAAGCATCGAGTCCTTAGCAAAGTTCGTACAAACACAATATGGGAGGCTTGATATTCTG GTAAATAATGCTGGAGCTTCTGGAGTTGTAGTTGATGAAGATGTCCTAAGGGCCTTGAATGTAGATCCGGTAGATTGG TTAGCAGGGAAAGCTGTCAACGTCATTCAAGTTGCGATGAAAACAACTTATGAGAGTGCCAAATTATGCTTGGACACTAATTACTATGGCGTTAAGAACGTTACTGAAGCTCTTCTTCCATTGCTGCAAAATTCTCCTTCAGCAAGAATTGTTAATGTTTCCTCCCTTAGAAGTGAGTTAAAG CGAGTACCAAACGAGGAGAGGAGAAAGGAGCTAGGAGATGTTGAAAACTTGACAGAAGATAAACTCGACAAGATTCTGCAGAATTTTTTGCATGATCTGAAACAAGATGCTCTCGAGGTGAACGGTTGGCAGATGATGCTACCAGCATATAGCATATCAAAAGTCTCACTCAATGCTTACACTCGAATTCTTGCAAGAAAGTACCCGAAAATGTGTATCAATTGTGTTCATCCTGGATACGTCAACACGGATATAAACTGGCATACAGGAACAATGCCCGTCGAAGAAGGAGCTGAAGGATCTGTCATGCTAGCTCTTTTGCCTGATGGAGGACCTACTGGTTGCTACTTTGATCGTACAGTAGTTGACGAGTTTTAG
- the LOC107003024 gene encoding short-chain dehydrogenase/reductase 2b-like isoform X1 has protein sequence MKKTNMKGPQLLIFVLIFINLFKYLCSTSTSPTLPFAELFCLSICWYAVVTGANKGIGFETVKQLAKSGVTVILTARNEKRGMKATSLLNEQGLSNVVFHQLDVQDAKSIESLAKFVQTQYGRLDILVNNAGASGVVVDEDVLRALNVDPVDWLAGKAVNVIQVAMKTTYESAKLCLDTNYYGVKNVTEALLPLLQNSPSARIVNVSSLRSELKRVPNEERRKELGDVENLTEDKLDKILQNFLHDLKQDALEVNGWQMMLPAYSISKVSLNAYTRILARKYPKMCINCVHPGYVNTDINWHTGTMPVEEGAEGSVMLALLPDGGPTGCYFDRTVVDEF, from the exons atgaaaaagaCAAATATGAAAGGCCCACAACTTTTGATATTTgtacttatatttattaatttatttaagtacTTGTGTAGCACTAGCACTAGCCCTACACTCCCATTTGCAGAGTTGTTTTGTCTCTCCATTTGCTG GTATGCAGTTGTTACAGGAGCAAACAAGGGAATTGGCTTCGAGACTGTCAAACAGCTCGCGAAATCAGGTGTAACGGTTATCTTAACAGCCAGAAATGAAAAGAGAGGAATGAAAGCAACATCCTTGCTGAATGAACAAGGACTTTCGAACGTTGTGTTTCATCAGCTTGATGTTCAAGATGCTAAAAGCATCGAGTCCTTAGCAAAGTTCGTACAAACACAATATGGGAGGCTTGATATTCTG GTAAATAATGCTGGAGCTTCTGGAGTTGTAGTTGATGAAGATGTCCTAAGGGCCTTGAATGTAGATCCGGTAGATTGG TTAGCAGGGAAAGCTGTCAACGTCATTCAAGTTGCGATGAAAACAACTTATGAGAGTGCCAAATTATGCTTGGACACTAATTACTATGGCGTTAAGAACGTTACTGAAGCTCTTCTTCCATTGCTGCAAAATTCTCCTTCAGCAAGAATTGTTAATGTTTCCTCCCTTAGAAGTGAGTTAAAG CGAGTACCAAACGAGGAGAGGAGAAAGGAGCTAGGAGATGTTGAAAACTTGACAGAAGATAAACTCGACAAGATTCTGCAGAATTTTTTGCATGATCTGAAACAAGATGCTCTCGAGGTGAACGGTTGGCAGATGATGCTACCAGCATATAGCATATCAAAAGTCTCACTCAATGCTTACACTCGAATTCTTGCAAGAAAGTACCCGAAAATGTGTATCAATTGTGTTCATCCTGGATACGTCAACACGGATATAAACTGGCATACAGGAACAATGCCCGTCGAAGAAGGAGCTGAAGGATCTGTCATGCTAGCTCTTTTGCCTGATGGAGGACCTACTGGTTGCTACTTTGATCGTACAGTAGTTGACGAGTTTTAG